Proteins encoded in a region of the Scyliorhinus canicula chromosome 2, sScyCan1.1, whole genome shotgun sequence genome:
- the ccdc85ca gene encoding coiled-coil domain-containing protein 85C-A isoform X5, translating into MAKNSPDGSREDLSKLTDEELVKWGKVELVRRLRRSEAERVSLMLEHGNLIKDVNRRLQLHLHEIRGLKDINQRLQDDNHELRELCCFLDDDRQKGRKLWREWQRFGRSTAGAVWREVGAHQQKLRELEARQEALLRENLELKEIALMLDEERNDAGSRSSIDSLTNLQGGSGARDVGDGSSTSSAGSAGSPDHHHQHHKAGDKGAPSKRSTDDLSGPPHHRSIPNGLNAELAALQL; encoded by the coding sequence ATGGCTAAGAATTCCCCAGATGGGTCCAGAGAGGATCTGAGTAAACTGACCGACGAGGAGTTGGTGAAATGGGGGAaggtggagctggtgaggaggctCCGGAGGAGCGAGGCTGAGCGGGTCAGCCTGATGCTGGAGCACGGCAACCTGATCAAGGACGTGAACCGGCGGCTGCAGCTCCACCTGCACGAGATCCGGGGGCTGAAGGACATCAACCAGCGGCTGCAGGACGACAACCACGAGCTGCGGGAGCTCTGCTGCTTCCTGGACGATGACCGGCAGAAGGGCCGCAAGCTGTGGCGCGAGTGGCAGCGCTTCGGCCGCAGCACCGCCGGCGCCGTGTGGCGGGAGGTGGGCGCCCACCAGCAGAAGCTGCGGGAGCTGGAGGCCCGGCAGGAGGCCCTGCTGCGGGAGAACCTGGAGCTCAAGGAGATCGCCCTCATGCTGGACGAGGAGCGCAACGACGCCGGCAGCCGCAGCTCCATCGACAGCCTGACCAACCTGCAGGGCGGCTCGGGGGCCAGGGACGTGGGCGACGGCAGCAGCACCTCCAGCGCGGGCAGCGCCGGCAGCCctgaccaccaccaccagcatcaCAAAGCCGGGGACAAGGGGGCTCCCAGCAAGAGGTCCACCGACGACCTTTCGGGTCCCCCTCATCACAGGAGCATCCCCAATGGGCTGAACG
- the ccdc85ca gene encoding coiled-coil domain-containing protein 85C-A isoform X6 translates to MAKNSPDGSREDLSKLTDEELVKWGKVELVRRLRRSEAERVSLMLEHGNLIKDVNRRLQLHLHEIRGLKDINQRLQDDNHELRELCCFLDDDRQKGRKLWREWQRFGRSTAGAVWREVGAHQQKLRELEARQEALLRENLELKEIALMLDEERNDAGSRSSIDSLTNLQGGSGARDVGDGSSTSSAGSAGSPDHHHQHHKAGDKGAPSKRSTDDLSGPPHHRSIPNGLNELAALQL, encoded by the coding sequence ATGGCTAAGAATTCCCCAGATGGGTCCAGAGAGGATCTGAGTAAACTGACCGACGAGGAGTTGGTGAAATGGGGGAaggtggagctggtgaggaggctCCGGAGGAGCGAGGCTGAGCGGGTCAGCCTGATGCTGGAGCACGGCAACCTGATCAAGGACGTGAACCGGCGGCTGCAGCTCCACCTGCACGAGATCCGGGGGCTGAAGGACATCAACCAGCGGCTGCAGGACGACAACCACGAGCTGCGGGAGCTCTGCTGCTTCCTGGACGATGACCGGCAGAAGGGCCGCAAGCTGTGGCGCGAGTGGCAGCGCTTCGGCCGCAGCACCGCCGGCGCCGTGTGGCGGGAGGTGGGCGCCCACCAGCAGAAGCTGCGGGAGCTGGAGGCCCGGCAGGAGGCCCTGCTGCGGGAGAACCTGGAGCTCAAGGAGATCGCCCTCATGCTGGACGAGGAGCGCAACGACGCCGGCAGCCGCAGCTCCATCGACAGCCTGACCAACCTGCAGGGCGGCTCGGGGGCCAGGGACGTGGGCGACGGCAGCAGCACCTCCAGCGCGGGCAGCGCCGGCAGCCctgaccaccaccaccagcatcaCAAAGCCGGGGACAAGGGGGCTCCCAGCAAGAGGTCCACCGACGACCTTTCGGGTCCCCCTCATCACAGGAGCATCCCCAATGGGCTGAACG